A window of Marinobacter salarius contains these coding sequences:
- a CDS encoding aminopeptidase produces the protein MKQLSQIYLVMLLITTLSGCTTLGYYSQAVSGHLSLMMSTQPVSELINAPSTPPALKQKLLVANDARRFAAHRLALPVGDAFAEYAELGRPWVVVNLVAAPEFSLQAHRWCYPVVGCQAYRGYYELENARNEQQSFIEAGYDTFIGGVTAYSTLGWFDDPLHTGFTSLSANRMVALMFHELAHQAVYISDDTAFNESFATAVELEGLRLWLEAKKDDSGFHRALARLHQRNQTLALVDDASRQLEALYKQQDTLPRAKLRHQKAQLFQALQDEYQTLSATWEQPGPFGENPTGLNNANLALFSQYNQHVPAFRQLLRDHTGDFRAFYNTVDALAGQSPEIRQRRLLQLGQRFHEDL, from the coding sequence ATGAAACAGCTTAGTCAGATCTACCTCGTTATGCTACTGATAACGACACTTTCAGGGTGTACGACTTTAGGTTATTACAGCCAGGCGGTCAGTGGCCACCTGTCACTGATGATGTCCACGCAACCCGTGTCCGAGCTGATCAATGCACCATCAACGCCGCCAGCGCTGAAACAGAAACTCCTGGTGGCGAACGACGCCCGTCGTTTTGCCGCACATCGTCTGGCATTGCCGGTGGGAGACGCCTTTGCAGAGTACGCTGAGCTCGGGCGGCCCTGGGTGGTTGTCAACCTGGTGGCCGCTCCGGAGTTTTCCCTTCAGGCCCACCGGTGGTGCTATCCGGTGGTCGGCTGCCAGGCTTACCGGGGATATTATGAGCTGGAGAACGCCCGGAATGAGCAGCAATCATTCATTGAGGCCGGCTACGATACGTTCATCGGTGGTGTCACCGCCTATTCGACCCTCGGCTGGTTCGACGATCCTCTACACACCGGCTTTACGTCTTTATCAGCCAACCGCATGGTAGCGCTGATGTTCCATGAACTGGCGCATCAAGCGGTTTATATAAGCGACGATACGGCCTTTAACGAGAGCTTCGCAACCGCCGTGGAGTTGGAGGGCCTCAGGCTGTGGCTGGAGGCAAAGAAAGACGATTCGGGGTTTCACAGAGCGCTGGCGCGGCTACACCAACGCAACCAGACCCTCGCCCTGGTCGACGATGCATCCCGGCAGCTTGAAGCGCTCTACAAGCAACAGGACACGCTGCCAAGGGCCAAACTCCGGCACCAAAAGGCGCAGCTGTTCCAGGCCCTTCAGGACGAGTACCAGACCCTATCGGCAACCTGGGAACAGCCTGGCCCCTTTGGAGAGAACCCGACCGGACTGAACAACGCCAATCTCGCCCTGTTCAGCCAGTACAACCAGCATGTACCCGCCTTCCGGCAGCTACTCCGGGACCACACTGGCGACTTCCGCGCCTTCTATAACACCGTGGATGCCCTGGCGGGGCAGTCTCCGGAAATTCGCCAGCGCAGACTGCTCCAGCTAGGACAACGCTTTCACGAAGACCTTTGA
- the argA gene encoding amino-acid N-acetyltransferase, whose product MKSNEWLHGFRHSSPYINAHRGRTVVLTIGGDALANDNLINIIHDIALLSSLGIRLVVAFGARPQIQARLDAASEESTFHRGLRVTPEQQLAPVLEAIGGLRAYLESQLSMGLVNSPMHNARIRVSSGNYVTARPVGVLDGIDFGYTGRVRRVDVAGIEKLLELGHIVLLPPLGYSPTGDAFNLSYEDVGSQVAAALQAEKLIMFTENQGLLDEGGALIRELSARQASDRLAEDMVQGHDGDLLRAACDACVKGVRRAHIISYADDGALLEELFTRDGSGTLVSGDNYEQIRQARVEDIGGILGLIQPLEEQGILVRRSREMLETEINRFVVAERDGTIVGCAALYHYPDESAGELSCFAVDQAYRRAGRGDDVLAMVEKLARGQGIQRLFVLTTQTEHWFRERGFQPSTARELPGPKLASYNTQRNSKVFVKALS is encoded by the coding sequence TTGAAATCGAACGAATGGCTGCACGGATTCCGCCACTCATCGCCGTATATCAATGCCCATCGTGGTCGTACCGTAGTGTTGACGATAGGAGGCGATGCGCTTGCTAACGACAATCTGATCAACATTATCCACGACATAGCCCTGCTCAGTAGTTTGGGCATCCGACTGGTGGTGGCGTTTGGTGCCAGGCCGCAGATTCAGGCGAGGCTGGACGCGGCAAGCGAAGAATCCACTTTCCATCGAGGTCTGCGGGTAACGCCGGAGCAGCAGTTGGCGCCGGTGCTGGAAGCCATTGGTGGGTTGCGGGCGTATCTGGAAAGCCAGTTGTCCATGGGGCTGGTGAACTCACCCATGCATAATGCGCGTATTCGTGTCAGTAGCGGTAATTATGTGACAGCACGGCCAGTGGGGGTTCTCGACGGGATCGATTTTGGCTATACCGGGCGTGTGCGCCGGGTGGATGTGGCCGGTATCGAGAAGCTGTTGGAGTTAGGACACATTGTGCTTTTGCCGCCGCTTGGGTATTCGCCCACCGGTGATGCTTTCAACCTGTCCTACGAAGATGTGGGCAGCCAGGTTGCCGCCGCATTGCAGGCCGAGAAGCTGATCATGTTCACCGAGAATCAGGGGCTTCTGGATGAGGGCGGAGCATTGATACGGGAGCTGTCCGCTCGGCAGGCCTCCGATCGGCTGGCGGAGGACATGGTGCAAGGCCACGATGGCGATCTACTGCGGGCCGCGTGTGATGCTTGCGTCAAGGGCGTGCGCCGCGCTCATATCATCAGTTATGCCGACGATGGCGCATTGCTGGAAGAACTGTTCACCCGTGACGGGTCTGGTACGCTGGTCAGTGGTGACAACTACGAGCAGATCCGCCAGGCCCGGGTGGAGGACATTGGGGGTATCCTCGGCTTGATCCAGCCGCTGGAAGAGCAGGGCATTCTGGTGCGCCGTTCCCGGGAAATGCTGGAAACCGAAATCAATCGGTTTGTGGTGGCTGAACGGGACGGTACGATTGTGGGATGCGCCGCGCTTTATCATTACCCCGATGAAAGCGCGGGTGAGCTCTCATGTTTCGCCGTGGACCAGGCCTATCGTCGAGCCGGTCGCGGCGATGACGTCCTGGCGATGGTAGAAAAGCTGGCCCGGGGGCAGGGCATCCAGCGGTTGTTCGTGCTGACCACCCAGACCGAACACTGGTTCCGTGAAAGGGGGTTTCAGCCCTCCACGGCGCGTGAATTGCCAGGGCCGAAACTGGCTTCCTACAATACTCAGCGTAACTCAAAGGTCTTCGTGAAAGCGTTGTCCTAG
- a CDS encoding FMN-dependent NADH-azoreductase → MKNILVITASIFGQDGQSSRLVDQTLDQIRQTYGDIQTTYRDLSAEPVPHLDAERFGAFLTRADDRDGSQQGIVDYSDLLISEVVDADVIVMGVPMYNFGVPSVLKAYFDHIARAGITFRYTANGPVGLLEDRPVYILAARGGLYAGTPNDTQTPFIRSFLGFIGLKDVRFVYAEGLNMGDNQKANSLQEAGRAIETLTA, encoded by the coding sequence ATGAAGAATATTCTCGTTATTACCGCAAGCATTTTTGGCCAGGACGGCCAGTCATCCAGGCTCGTCGATCAAACACTGGACCAGATCCGGCAGACCTACGGCGACATCCAAACCACCTATCGGGATCTCTCCGCAGAGCCGGTACCGCATCTGGACGCCGAACGGTTCGGTGCCTTCCTGACCAGAGCGGACGACCGCGACGGCTCGCAGCAAGGTATTGTCGATTATTCAGATTTGCTGATCAGTGAAGTTGTCGATGCAGACGTCATTGTTATGGGCGTGCCGATGTACAACTTCGGTGTGCCGTCCGTGCTGAAAGCCTATTTCGACCACATTGCCCGTGCCGGCATCACTTTCCGATACACCGCAAATGGCCCCGTTGGCCTACTGGAAGACCGGCCGGTGTATATCCTGGCGGCGCGCGGCGGCCTATACGCCGGCACGCCGAACGATACTCAGACGCCGTTCATTCGTTCCTTCCTTGGTTTTATCGGCCTTAAGGACGTTCGCTTTGTCTACGCCGAGGGTCTCAACATGGGGGATAATCAGAAAGCGAATTCCCTGCAAGAGGCCGGACGAGCCATTGAAACCCTGACCGCCTGA
- a CDS encoding DUF1631 family protein: MDPKERRSSPRQPIKLAAQLDVGSGDNLPCQIADFCAEGLFVRYSGETSRKLDQVLLRGAEDLVVRFRSPDGLKRHELHVNVRRRIEGAMGVSFTRSNPEAVSAMLEQCGASRHQDRASLRAPSDKVQFVLHQSAKAVIQYIEPLMDACLVQMTTALRDAAQKAGNDQQANEYMDASGQIQARQRVIWHQMARSLESPLKPAPKGFPGSELSVVDKGEFEDWLTIRVMVTKADTQYRGELLQLKLRLDKLGIANSTGHHNPLGPSLICESFHVGLSQLKADRDVEKVCLRVFEKSVLMHLGPLYRELNSILIRHGVLPDLDLSKYLSEQAPKKSEQSEEKRAQPPEAPQPDDAGAAVKQAPEQKTSRPSSRNSVTEFRGYASAAQTAFATVKNLLGTLSASRLARGDVAPPDFSSGARELSAGELQKQLQELQVQAATVASDQPSLRERVVERVKESGEHALGEEQQGTLDVVDRFFSSVVESPKLSEYAQSRMRQLEVPVLKVVMRDPEFFDDQESPVRGVMNRLAQLGVKGGRINPVVQRRIDELIQRIATDFEQDTGVFENAVQELDSLIDRQNLVYRRNVERVTAAAEGAQKVSESKKAVARVLELKLAGKKVPKAVVSLLDGGWRDLLSLTWIRQGEDSPLWQDYLSVIDSLMTFAEDPQSNINLPELLRVIQDGLASISSNHMPSSQIRDELKQFLVRSPESPPEMVEIPPSKSEDDKRQALSERDQRSLQRWINRAQQLRTGDWLRDQEKPDEPQYIRLVWVARGFSRFVFVNHQGMRVVELELEALAQHMRKGIIVPDNQYDRPLVDESIDRMVRKVYDQLSWASTHDELTGLLGRREFERMLDQQLARREDQRALVLLDLRQFRLLNDTAGYQAGDEALRRVADVLRSHVGDGMPLARFSGNEFAFMLPAENALDASRGIVAAIEAMEFVFDSGSYHLSASVGLAPELPALANAERWLKAAEEAMKSAKKRGHGKVMEYSLDAHDHARQEQIAAKVANLGDLNEERMLLRCQKIIPLHARTSMAAQYEVLISMYDDDGNLITGKDFVRMAERYDRMQAVDRWVVGHMLDWLRDHAPDPEHMGGICINLSGHSLNDQQLMEFIYDKLSQKDAPIERLWFEITEASAINDIQGISEFIEEMKELGCRFCLGDFGSGPTSFQFMRSLPVDMIKLDSAFTSQLDASETDQAMVKSMVDMAHYMKREVIASRVETRAVLDMLTSLGVDYAQGFTIEKPRLLTSLD, from the coding sequence ATGGATCCGAAAGAACGTCGTTCGAGCCCCCGCCAACCGATTAAACTCGCTGCTCAGCTGGACGTTGGCAGTGGTGACAATCTGCCGTGCCAGATCGCCGATTTCTGCGCGGAAGGCCTGTTTGTACGTTATTCCGGGGAAACGTCCAGAAAATTGGATCAGGTGCTCTTGCGGGGTGCCGAGGATCTGGTGGTACGGTTCCGCAGCCCTGACGGCCTCAAGCGCCACGAGCTCCATGTGAATGTCAGGCGGCGCATAGAGGGCGCGATGGGCGTTAGTTTTACCCGCTCCAACCCTGAAGCGGTCAGTGCCATGCTGGAGCAGTGTGGCGCCAGCCGTCATCAGGATCGTGCGTCACTACGGGCACCCAGTGACAAGGTCCAGTTTGTTCTGCACCAATCCGCAAAGGCGGTTATTCAGTACATTGAGCCGTTGATGGATGCCTGTCTTGTGCAGATGACAACCGCCTTGCGGGACGCTGCCCAGAAGGCCGGTAATGACCAACAGGCCAATGAATACATGGACGCGTCTGGCCAGATCCAGGCCCGACAGCGGGTCATCTGGCACCAGATGGCGCGCAGCCTGGAGTCGCCACTAAAACCCGCTCCAAAGGGATTTCCCGGGTCTGAACTGTCGGTTGTCGACAAGGGCGAGTTTGAAGACTGGCTGACGATCCGGGTGATGGTCACGAAGGCGGATACCCAGTATCGGGGTGAATTGCTTCAGTTGAAGTTGCGGCTGGATAAACTGGGCATTGCCAATTCCACGGGGCATCATAATCCGTTGGGGCCCTCGCTGATCTGTGAGTCCTTCCATGTCGGCTTGAGCCAGCTCAAGGCGGATCGTGACGTTGAAAAAGTCTGCCTGCGTGTCTTCGAAAAATCGGTGCTGATGCACCTGGGGCCGCTATACCGGGAGTTGAACAGCATCCTGATCCGACATGGTGTGCTGCCGGACCTGGACCTCAGCAAGTATCTCAGTGAACAGGCGCCAAAGAAATCCGAACAGAGCGAGGAAAAGCGGGCTCAGCCGCCTGAGGCTCCGCAACCGGACGACGCTGGAGCGGCGGTAAAGCAGGCCCCAGAGCAAAAGACCAGCCGTCCGTCATCCCGTAATTCAGTGACCGAGTTCCGTGGCTATGCCAGCGCCGCCCAGACCGCGTTTGCCACCGTAAAGAATCTCCTCGGTACCCTGTCAGCCAGCCGCCTGGCGAGAGGTGACGTTGCTCCGCCTGATTTTTCCTCCGGTGCGAGGGAGTTGTCAGCCGGAGAATTACAGAAGCAATTGCAGGAGCTCCAGGTGCAGGCTGCGACGGTGGCTTCGGACCAGCCATCCCTCCGCGAACGTGTCGTGGAAAGGGTGAAGGAAAGCGGTGAACATGCTCTGGGCGAAGAACAACAGGGCACGCTGGACGTAGTGGACCGCTTCTTCAGCAGTGTGGTGGAAAGCCCGAAACTCAGTGAATACGCCCAGTCACGGATGCGCCAGCTGGAAGTGCCGGTGCTGAAAGTGGTGATGCGTGACCCGGAATTCTTCGACGACCAGGAAAGCCCGGTACGCGGCGTGATGAATCGACTGGCCCAGCTGGGCGTGAAAGGCGGCCGCATCAATCCGGTGGTGCAACGGCGCATTGATGAGTTGATCCAGCGGATAGCCACGGATTTTGAGCAGGATACTGGCGTGTTCGAGAACGCAGTGCAGGAGCTGGACTCGCTGATTGATCGCCAGAACCTGGTCTACCGCCGCAACGTGGAAAGAGTAACGGCAGCAGCGGAGGGCGCCCAGAAGGTTTCTGAATCCAAGAAGGCGGTTGCCCGGGTACTGGAGCTTAAGCTGGCCGGGAAAAAAGTGCCGAAAGCCGTGGTCAGTCTGCTGGATGGCGGCTGGCGAGACCTGCTATCGCTGACCTGGATACGTCAGGGAGAGGACAGCCCACTGTGGCAGGATTACCTGTCGGTGATCGATTCGCTGATGACCTTCGCGGAGGATCCGCAAAGCAATATCAATCTGCCCGAACTGCTGCGGGTGATCCAGGATGGGCTGGCGTCTATCTCCAGCAACCACATGCCGTCCTCCCAGATACGCGACGAGCTCAAGCAGTTCCTGGTGCGCAGCCCTGAAAGCCCGCCTGAGATGGTGGAGATTCCACCGTCGAAAAGCGAGGACGACAAGCGCCAGGCTCTGTCCGAACGTGATCAGCGCAGCCTGCAGCGATGGATCAACCGGGCCCAGCAACTGCGTACCGGCGACTGGTTGCGGGATCAGGAAAAACCGGATGAACCCCAGTATATCCGCCTGGTATGGGTTGCCCGAGGCTTCAGTCGATTTGTATTCGTCAATCATCAGGGCATGCGCGTGGTTGAACTGGAGTTGGAGGCTTTGGCCCAGCACATGCGCAAAGGCATTATCGTTCCGGACAACCAGTACGATCGGCCCCTGGTGGACGAGAGCATCGACCGGATGGTGCGTAAGGTCTATGACCAGTTGTCGTGGGCGTCCACCCATGACGAGCTGACCGGGTTGCTGGGGCGCCGCGAATTTGAACGTATGCTGGATCAGCAGCTGGCCCGGCGCGAGGACCAGCGGGCTCTGGTGTTACTGGACCTGCGCCAGTTCCGTCTGCTCAACGATACGGCCGGTTACCAGGCCGGTGATGAAGCTTTGCGCAGGGTGGCTGATGTGCTCCGTAGCCACGTTGGTGATGGCATGCCGCTGGCTCGGTTCTCGGGGAATGAGTTCGCGTTTATGCTGCCGGCGGAAAACGCCCTGGACGCGTCCCGTGGGATTGTCGCGGCCATAGAAGCCATGGAGTTTGTTTTCGACAGCGGCAGTTACCATCTATCGGCCAGTGTTGGCCTGGCACCTGAGTTGCCGGCGCTGGCGAACGCCGAACGTTGGCTGAAGGCGGCGGAGGAAGCCATGAAGTCGGCCAAGAAACGCGGCCATGGCAAGGTGATGGAATACTCCCTGGATGCGCACGACCATGCCCGTCAGGAGCAGATTGCGGCGAAGGTGGCCAACCTTGGGGATCTCAACGAGGAGCGTATGTTGCTGCGTTGCCAGAAGATTATCCCGCTGCACGCGCGCACGTCCATGGCAGCGCAGTACGAGGTTCTCATCAGTATGTATGATGACGATGGCAACCTCATCACCGGCAAGGATTTTGTCCGCATGGCGGAGCGCTATGACCGAATGCAAGCGGTTGACCGCTGGGTGGTGGGGCACATGCTGGACTGGCTTCGCGACCACGCACCCGACCCGGAGCACATGGGTGGGATCTGCATCAATCTCTCTGGCCACTCGCTGAACGATCAGCAACTGATGGAGTTTATTTACGACAAGCTGAGCCAGAAAGATGCTCCCATCGAACGGTTGTGGTTCGAAATAACCGAGGCATCCGCAATCAACGACATTCAGGGCATTTCGGAATTCATTGAGGAAATGAAAGAACTGGGATGCCGTTTCTGTCTGGGGGATTTCGGCAGTGGGCCAACGTCGTTCCAGTTCATGCGCAGCCTGCCGGTGGATATGATCAAGCTGGACAGCGCCTTCACCAGCCAGTTGGACGCCAGTGAAACTGATCAGGCCATGGTGAAGTCGATGGTGGATATGGCGCACTACATGAAACGGGAAGTGATTGCTTCACGGGTTGAAACCCGCGCGGTTCTCGATATGCTGACCAGTCTGGGTGTGGATTACGCTCAGGGTTTTACCATCGAAAAACCGCGGCTGCTGACCAGCCTGGACTGA
- a CDS encoding phosphoribulokinase, with translation MSKRHPIIAVTGSSGAGTTTTGEIFSRLFASEGLRAAMVSGDSFHRYNREQMARLAAKGQFGERNHFAMAANHIDKLEALFYDYGHTGNGQFRQYVHDEDRRLIEAGHKPGTFTPWGPLAAETDLLFYEGLHGGVVSDAYNIAQYVDLLVGVVPIVNLEWIQKIHRDTNKRGYSQEAVVQTIVNRMDDYVHDIVPQFAHTHVNFQRIPLVDTSNPFVVRDVPTEDESLIVIRFRDPSEVDFPYLLQMIGGSSLSRYDTLVIPGTKLSLAMDLTMRPLVQDLIAHKPFA, from the coding sequence ATGTCTAAACGCCATCCGATCATCGCGGTCACCGGCTCCTCCGGCGCTGGAACCACCACTACGGGTGAGATATTCAGCCGCCTGTTTGCCAGCGAAGGGCTGCGGGCAGCCATGGTCAGTGGTGACAGCTTTCATCGCTACAATCGTGAGCAGATGGCCCGCCTTGCGGCCAAGGGGCAGTTCGGTGAACGCAACCATTTTGCCATGGCGGCGAACCATATCGACAAGCTGGAGGCGCTGTTCTATGACTATGGGCATACCGGCAACGGCCAGTTCCGCCAGTATGTTCATGATGAAGACCGGCGGTTGATCGAGGCCGGCCACAAACCGGGTACGTTCACCCCCTGGGGGCCGCTGGCGGCGGAAACGGACCTCCTGTTCTACGAGGGCCTGCACGGTGGCGTGGTCAGCGATGCCTACAACATTGCCCAGTACGTGGATCTGTTGGTGGGAGTGGTGCCGATCGTCAACCTGGAGTGGATCCAGAAAATTCACCGCGACACCAACAAGCGCGGGTACTCACAGGAAGCCGTCGTTCAGACCATTGTCAACCGTATGGACGATTACGTGCATGACATTGTCCCGCAGTTCGCTCACACCCATGTGAACTTCCAGCGCATTCCACTGGTCGACACATCCAACCCGTTTGTGGTCCGCGACGTGCCGACGGAAGACGAGAGCCTGATCGTCATCCGTTTTCGGGACCCATCGGAAGTGGATTTCCCCTATCTGTTGCAGATGATCGGCGGCAGCAGCCTGTCCCGGTATGACACGCTGGTCATCCCGGGAACCAAGCTATCGCTGGCCATGGACCTGACCATGCGCCCGCTGGTGCAGGACCTGATCGCCCACAAGCCCTTTGCCTGA
- the argE gene encoding acetylornithine deacetylase: MSGSIQHLPGIREMLTRLISQPSISSASAEWDHSNEPVVRTLAEWLEPMGFNVEILEVPGLPGKYNMIATLGSGPGGLVLSGHTDTVPFDDKRWQSDPFTLTERDDRWYGLGTCDMKGFFPLAIEAAKAFVDQDLKQPLIILATADEECSMDGARALAEAGRPMARYAVIGEPTGLKPVRMHKGIMMERLVFEGQSGHSSDPSLGRNALEGMHEALGELLALRSGWQAKYSNPNFKVQLPTMNLGCIHGGDNPNRICARCELHFDLRPLPGMDMKALRQEILDTLQPVAKSRELSLTFEPLFDGVPPFETPAEAELVRVCERLTGHSAEAVAFATEAPWLQKLGMETLVMGPGYIDQAHQPDEFLELSQLDPAVRILKGLINEFCL, encoded by the coding sequence ATGTCCGGATCCATCCAACACCTGCCTGGCATTCGCGAGATGCTCACCAGGCTGATCTCACAACCGTCAATCAGCAGCGCGTCTGCCGAGTGGGATCACAGCAACGAACCGGTGGTGCGTACCCTGGCCGAATGGCTGGAGCCCATGGGGTTCAACGTCGAGATACTGGAAGTGCCCGGATTGCCCGGAAAGTACAACATGATCGCGACACTGGGCAGTGGCCCCGGCGGTCTGGTGCTCTCGGGTCATACCGATACCGTCCCGTTTGATGACAAGCGCTGGCAAAGCGACCCGTTTACCCTGACCGAGCGGGATGATCGCTGGTACGGCCTTGGCACCTGCGACATGAAAGGCTTTTTTCCACTGGCCATTGAAGCGGCCAAAGCCTTCGTCGACCAGGATCTGAAGCAGCCATTGATCATCCTCGCCACCGCCGATGAGGAATGTTCCATGGACGGTGCCCGGGCGCTGGCCGAGGCCGGTCGTCCCATGGCCCGCTATGCGGTCATCGGCGAACCCACCGGTTTGAAACCTGTGCGCATGCACAAGGGCATCATGATGGAACGCCTGGTGTTTGAGGGCCAGTCCGGCCATTCATCTGACCCGTCCCTTGGACGCAATGCCCTGGAGGGCATGCACGAGGCGCTGGGTGAACTGCTGGCCCTGCGGTCGGGGTGGCAGGCGAAATACAGCAATCCCAATTTCAAGGTTCAATTACCTACCATGAACCTGGGGTGCATCCACGGCGGTGATAATCCTAATCGCATCTGCGCCCGCTGCGAGTTGCATTTTGATCTGCGGCCGTTGCCCGGCATGGACATGAAGGCACTGCGCCAGGAGATACTCGACACGCTGCAGCCGGTCGCCAAAAGCCGTGAGTTGTCGCTGACATTTGAGCCGTTGTTCGATGGTGTGCCGCCATTTGAAACCCCGGCCGAAGCCGAGCTGGTCCGCGTCTGTGAGAGGCTGACGGGCCACAGTGCGGAAGCGGTGGCCTTCGCCACAGAAGCACCCTGGTTGCAGAAATTGGGTATGGAAACCCTGGTTATGGGCCCCGGCTACATCGACCAGGCACACCAACCCGATGAATTTCTGGAGTTGTCGCAGTTGGACCCGGCGGTAAGGATCCTCAAGGGACTCATCAATGAGTTCTGTCTTTAA
- a CDS encoding pirin family protein, whose protein sequence is MTERTLRQVIPGTETSDGAGVRIKRSLGQQQNVRLDPFLMLDEFGSDQPQDYMAGFPSHPHRGFETVTYMIEGHMLHEDHLGNRGNLKNGGVQWMTAGRGIVHSEMPQQESGQMRGFQLWLNLPAAEKMKPAGYRDIQPDEIPAITLDGGLIKLVAGELTVNGQAHQGTITGGSTRPLYADIHLEPGKETLLPIDPELEGLLYLYAGEASLISEAGPQPLKRSAASILSEGDSVHVGAGKNGARALLIAGKPIGEPVVQYGPFVMNSREEIEQTLRDYRDGRLTA, encoded by the coding sequence ATGACCGAACGAACCCTCAGACAGGTTATTCCCGGTACCGAAACGTCCGACGGCGCTGGCGTTCGTATCAAGCGCTCCCTCGGGCAGCAGCAGAACGTCCGTCTTGATCCCTTCCTGATGCTGGACGAGTTCGGTTCCGACCAGCCTCAGGACTATATGGCCGGCTTCCCGTCCCATCCGCATCGTGGATTTGAAACGGTGACCTACATGATCGAAGGCCACATGCTGCATGAGGATCATCTCGGTAACCGGGGCAATCTGAAAAATGGCGGCGTGCAGTGGATGACCGCCGGACGCGGCATTGTCCACTCCGAAATGCCCCAGCAGGAATCGGGGCAGATGCGCGGTTTCCAGCTGTGGCTCAATCTGCCGGCTGCGGAGAAAATGAAACCGGCGGGTTACCGTGATATCCAGCCTGATGAAATACCGGCCATTACCCTGGATGGTGGGTTGATCAAGCTGGTGGCTGGAGAGCTGACCGTAAACGGCCAGGCACACCAGGGTACCATCACCGGCGGCAGCACACGCCCGTTGTATGCGGATATCCACCTGGAACCGGGAAAGGAAACTCTGCTGCCGATCGATCCGGAACTGGAAGGCCTGCTTTACCTGTATGCCGGAGAGGCATCCCTGATTTCAGAGGCGGGCCCGCAGCCCCTGAAACGCTCAGCGGCAAGCATTCTTTCCGAAGGTGACAGTGTCCACGTTGGCGCCGGTAAGAACGGAGCCCGAGCGCTGCTGATTGCCGGCAAACCAATTGGCGAGCCTGTGGTGCAATATGGCCCGTTCGTGATGAACAGTCGTGAAGAGATCGAGCAGACCCTCCGGGACTACAGGGATGGTCGCCTGACGGCCTGA
- a CDS encoding acetylornithine deacetylase produces the protein MKRLLTFLVVLALIGYLSFKGAVWWLADQRLADAQQAIEELGVIDRGNIRSDLVGRLVLGDGSYQDFRLTRPVAFDRLMFNAGSPVALVRALLDPSDLPPHWSLVAENLSLGLDTNMFRNWVTAAGDATPALFSPVCGPDHRQQLGSGDLMRLGVDGVSGEAMVIQSVDGLYVELTTANAGSVELDWPGARLNPLSLPALPESTQSPATVTLRDGGLMRRVAAYCARESGVETGEWAGIVMAAFRESLAARGFGASDQLLALYRQWLTEGGELTLELNPSAPVWGVPVRSDEAADASLTVRYNRSVVPDVYLERVEPAVPDVPQEVLEPVVPGESAPVVDGWNLADTENAETWVGRTVRVTLDNGNVVEGRLVSVGDERLEVARLIDGGEVAYPIAIRLIATFEVWRQGQAR, from the coding sequence ATGAAGCGCCTGCTGACCTTTTTGGTAGTCCTGGCCCTTATAGGCTACCTGTCGTTCAAGGGGGCGGTCTGGTGGCTGGCTGACCAGCGGCTGGCCGATGCCCAGCAGGCGATTGAGGAATTGGGCGTTATTGATCGGGGTAATATTCGCTCCGACCTTGTCGGCCGACTGGTGTTGGGTGATGGCAGCTACCAGGACTTCCGGCTTACCCGTCCAGTGGCGTTCGATCGGTTAATGTTCAATGCAGGCTCTCCGGTCGCCCTCGTGCGCGCGCTCCTGGACCCATCGGACCTGCCCCCGCATTGGTCATTGGTGGCGGAGAACCTGAGCCTGGGTCTCGACACCAACATGTTCCGCAACTGGGTGACGGCAGCGGGCGACGCAACCCCGGCGTTGTTCTCACCGGTCTGCGGTCCTGATCATCGCCAGCAACTCGGTAGCGGTGACCTGATGCGTCTTGGAGTCGATGGTGTGTCCGGTGAGGCTATGGTTATTCAGAGTGTCGATGGTCTCTACGTCGAGCTGACGACCGCCAACGCCGGCAGCGTGGAGCTGGACTGGCCCGGCGCTCGCCTGAACCCCTTGTCATTGCCGGCCCTGCCGGAATCCACACAGTCGCCGGCAACCGTGACATTGCGGGATGGGGGCCTGATGCGTCGAGTTGCGGCCTACTGTGCCCGGGAATCGGGTGTGGAAACCGGGGAGTGGGCCGGTATCGTCATGGCAGCGTTTCGCGAGTCGCTGGCGGCTCGGGGCTTTGGCGCCAGTGACCAGTTGCTGGCCCTGTACCGACAGTGGCTGACAGAAGGCGGGGAGCTGACCCTGGAATTGAATCCTTCGGCACCGGTATGGGGCGTGCCTGTTCGCAGCGATGAAGCCGCAGACGCCAGCCTGACCGTTCGCTACAACCGTTCGGTGGTGCCCGATGTCTACCTTGAGCGTGTTGAACCCGCAGTGCCGGACGTGCCGCAGGAAGTGCTTGAACCGGTGGTGCCGGGAGAGAGCGCCCCGGTCGTTGATGGCTGGAACCTGGCCGACACGGAGAATGCTGAAACCTGGGTCGGGCGCACGGTGAGAGTTACGCTGGACAATGGTAATGTTGTGGAAGGTCGCCTGGTCAGCGTGGGCGACGAACGACTGGAAGTCGCACGGCTGATCGATGGCGGGGAAGTGGCGTATCCGATCGCCATCAGACTGATTGCAACGTTTGAGGTCTGGCGCCAAGGCCAGGCCCGCTAG